The Arachis ipaensis cultivar K30076 chromosome B05, Araip1.1, whole genome shotgun sequence nucleotide sequence GTAAAACCCAAAGAAGAATAACCACCCATAATCCCAGCCATGTACCCCAATATCTTAGATGTCGGCAACCCATACGTATGCATTCCATCCATGTGGGCCTTTGCAGAACCCGATATCGCCCGGAAACTTCGGATCATGTGAACCATTCCCATCGGTATCAACTCGTGGTTATGCTCGAGGATTACTTTCCGAACCTTCCAAACCGAGCTACCCTTATCAAGGTATACAGACATCAGGGCCTGGCAATTCGTGCATGTCTCAGGCCTATGGCATCTCTTCCTGTCTAGTCTGTTGTAGTGTTTTCCATCCCTTAGGCCAGCCCGATTACAGAAGAACCTCCTTCTCACTACACTCCCATCTTCATCCTTTGCATAGTCTCCCTTACGGACCCCAAATCCGTTGCATTCCCCTAACCTACCATAAAACTCATATGCACGCTCTTCACTTCGAAACAACTTTTTCATTATATCCTCTGCAGTCAACCCAGTCACGTAACCATATTCACGACCATCTTCATCCGACAACAACTCAACCTTTCTTAAGTCATTCTCATCAACAACGTTGTTGTTTGAAAGGCATAACTCGTTTTCACTTTCATCTGGAGACAAACCGTTTGACTTGCCCATCCCACCATAGCACTCTATCTATTAAGTTGTAATAGTTGGTTTTTTAAATGATAACTTTTTTCTGCTATAAAAATACACAGCCTTAACCTCTACACAACAACAATTTAACAAACAGACAACCACAACACCTAAATAGATAATCCGGcaattaaaattgcaaaaccctAAAGAATTTGTAACTTAAAAGGGCAGCAGCAAACCAATTTAACACACAGTCAACTTTACAAATTCAAGTAAAGGAAATCGGTACAGAAATCATCAACTATACAAAAATTTTAACCACAACATTGGAATAATAATTAACCAGATACTTATTTACAAGGTTTAATATCAATGAAAATGTACAAATATGCATTGAAAATGTACATAATTTCAATAAAGATTACTAAACAGAGGCAAGAGAGAACAACCATCATTCAGCAACAAATACtacaaaacagcaaaaagaaatCACACTATTACCAAATTCAAAAAGAATGAAAATCAGATAAACCCAATCATAAACACTGTTACCAAATTAAATCAAAAGTCAACCAAATTTCACCTTgcaaatccaattaaaaaaacCTCTTCAGTTTCTACCCTAAACACCAATTAAATCACATGAACCAAAATTAACTTGAGGGAAAACACAAATTTCATAAGCACGAGAAGTCAGTTATCATTTATCACAAATTTCATATCTAAAACACAAATCAAAACTCAATGAATCAGAGATATTCAACATCACAAATCACTACTTCAGCCTTCAGAGACATTCAAATTCAATAATCCAAGTACTTCAGAGACATTCAAATTCTGCCTACAGCATTCAACAATATACAAATTTCCACCATTAGCATCAGAGTAAGCTTTTGCCATTAGCAACCATACAGTGTAAATTCTGCCTAACAGAGTGAGTTTCTACCATTAGCAACCATACATACAAATTTCCACAGAGTAACATAGCATTCAGAACCATACATACAAATTTGCAAATACAAGACGGAATCAAACTTCA carries:
- the LOC107641094 gene encoding protein FAR1-RELATED SEQUENCE 5-like; this encodes MGKSNGLSPDESENELCLSNNNVVDENDLRKVELLSDEDGREYGYVTGLTAEDIMKKLFRSEERAYEFYGRLGECNGFGVRKGDYAKDEDGSVVRRRFFCNRAGLRDGKHYNRLDRKRCHRPETCTNCQALMSVYLDKGSSVWKVRKVILEHNHELIPMGMVHMIRSFRAISGSAKAHMDGMHTYGLPTSKILGYMAGIMGGYSSLGFTRKDAYNYMDRLKHEKVVDGDMNAAIVYLEGKATADPMSMAQYNLTEEGMLGNMFWADGPSRVDFQHFGDVVAFDSTYKKNKYNRPVVIFLGSNNHKQTTIFGFGLVLDETISSYK